One segment of Solanum lycopersicum chromosome 1, SLM_r2.1 DNA contains the following:
- the LOC138347217 gene encoding protein BPS1, chloroplastic-like: MENHHHHHNHNSEALLASSLQGFRSEISKILNKILPISEPETEVEFQFLSLVWIQKCVDVIPLINRAFAKLVVEIDHPMNKWGKSQIEEYLDYSLSLLELLNSVTSGVSHLSHAKLCISHGLSLIGKNSDPLVVLEHLNEIQPYDFGKELKVERKMIPENEESPCTGKDLIVRRSLWILMSVSSWIFGVLLSGICSNDRPYIELRKSAGLFDDSLIRGWDTILASEIAENCGVSKEAKEINEVITGLKEAVANGNVDEFAIDLKRRLEDLEELMQKIGKKTNDLFSEVLAERGKFLDSLKHTRK, encoded by the coding sequence ATGgagaatcatcatcatcatcataatcacaATTCAGAAGCCTTATTAGCTTCTTCTTTGCAAGGTTTTCGATCCGAAATATCGAAAATCTTGAACAAAATCTTGCCAATTTCAGAACCAGAGACAGAAGTGGAATTTCAGTTTTTGTCCCTGGTTTGGATTCAGAAATGTGTTGATGTGATTCCATTGATTAATAGGGCTTTTGCAAAGCTTGTGGTTGAAATAGACCATCCGATGAACAAATGGGGAAAATCACAAATTGAGGAGTATTTGGATTATAGCTTGAGTTTGTTAGAGCTTTTGAATTCTGTAACTTCTGGTGTTTCTCATTTGAGTCATGCTAAGCTTTGTATCTCTCATGGATTGAGCTTAATTGGAAAAAATTCTGATCCATTGGTGGTTTTAGAACATTTAAATGAGATTCAGCCTTATGATTTTGGCAAGGAATTGAAAGTTGAAAGGAAGATGATACCTGAGAACGAAGAAAGTCCTTGCACTGGAAAAGATTTGATCGTTCGTCGATCTTTGTGGATCCTGATGAGCGTTTCTTCGTGGATTTTCGGGGTTTTGTTATCTGGAATATGCAGTAATGATAGACCCTATATAGAATTGAGAAAATCAGCTGGATTGTTTGATGATTCTCTGATCAGAGGCTGGGATACTATATTAGCAAGTGAAATTGCAGAAAACTGCGGTGTTTCGAAAGAGGCGAAGGAGATAAATGAAGTGATAACTGGTTTGAAGGAAGCAGTGGCTAAtggtaatgttgatgaatttgcGATTGACTTGAAGAGAAGATTGGAGGATTTAGAAGAATTGATGCAGAAAATTGGGAAGAAAACAAATGATCTGTTCTCAGAAGTTTTGGCTGAACGAGGTAAATTCCTCGATAGCCTTAAGCACACTAGAAAGTAG
- the LOC101260269 gene encoding serine carboxypeptidase-like 40, giving the protein MKSTTTSSLLLVTLFLSTIISQIFNGGATKTQSDTLGQFYKLKKNSNIDKSHFDASIFDDLHTASSKKNVISNQEDLKTNDRIHKLPGQPLVKFEQYGGYITIDEFAGRAFYYYFVEAQHSKKSLPLLLWLNGGPGCSSLAYGAFQELGPFRVNSDGKTLHINNFAWNHAANVLFVESPAGVGFSYSNTSSDVKIGGDRKTANDNYLFIINWLERFPEYKDRDFYIAGESYAGHYVPQLAHTILYHNKKANKNIINLKGILIGNAVINDETDTRGMYEYFASHALISDEVEAEIQKQCKFTIPESEETDECKMAGSIADYDAHSHIDIYAIYAPLCHNTNLTSKPKRPSLVIDPCSDYYTTAYMNRPDVQKALHANVTNIKYSTWQPCSDVLTNWTDSASTIIPLLKEFMANDIRVWIFSGDTDGRVPVTSTKKSIKKMNLPIKTPWHPWFLNGELGGYSQVYKGDMTFATVRGAGHQVPGYEPARALSLIMHFLDGTDLPESK; this is encoded by the exons atGAAGTCCACAACTACTTCTTCTCTTCTATTGGtcactctttttctttcaaccATCATCTCTCAAATTTTCAATGGAGGAGCCACCAAAACACAAAGTGATACTCTTGGCCAATTTTACAAGTTGAAGAAAAATTCCAACATTGACAAAAGTCATTTTGATGCATCAATATTTGATGATCTACATACTGCATCtagtaaaaaaaatgttatttctaATCAAGAGGATTTGAAGACCAATGACAGGATTCATAAACTTCCTGGCCAACCTCTAGTAAAATTTGAGCAATATGGTGGATACATTACGATCGATGAATTTGCTGGTCGCgctttttattattactttgttGAAGCTCAACATTCTAAGAAGTCATTGCCTCTTCTTCTATGGCTTAATGGAG GTCCAGGTTGTTCTTCTCTGGCATATGGAGCTTTTCAAGAACTTGGACCATTTAGAGTAAATAGTGATGGAAAAACACTTCACATAAATAATTTCGCATGGAACCATG CTGCCAATGTGTTGTTCGTGGAGTCTCCAGCTGGAGTTGGATTTTCATACTCTAATACATCAAGCGATGTTAAGATTGGAGGAGACAGGAAAACAGCTAATGACAATtatctatttataataaattggCTCGAAAGGTTTCCTGAATATAAAGATAGAGATTTTTACATAGCTGGAGAGAGTTACGCGGGACATTACGTACCTCAATTGGCACATACAATTTTGTATCACAACAAGAAGGCTAACAAGAATATCATTAATCTTAAAGGAATCTTG ATTGGTAATGCAGTGATTAATGACGAGACGGATACAAGAGGAATGTATGAATATTTTGCAAGTCATGCTTTAATTTCTGATGAAGTTGAAGCTGAAATTCAAAAGCAATGTAAGTTCACAATCCCAGAAAGTGAAGAAACAGATGAGTGCAAAATGGCTGGAAGTATAGCAGATTATGATGCTCATAGCCACATTGATATCTATGCCATATATGCTCCACTTTGCCATAATACAAATCTCACTTCCAAGCCCAAGAGACCTTCC TTAGTGATCGATCCATGTAGTGACTATTACACAACTGCCTATATGAATAGGCCTGATGTACAAAAGGCTCTCCATGCTAATGTTACCAATATTAAATATTCTACTTGGCAACCTTGCAG cGATGTCCTAACAAATTGGACAGACAGTGCATCAACGATTATTCCTCTCCTCAAAGAGTTTATGGCAAATGATATTCGAGTGTGGATATTCAG TGGTGACACTGATGGAAGGGTCCCTGTTACCTCAACCAagaaatctatcaaaaaaatGAATCTTCCTATCAAAACTCCATGGCATCCTTGGTTCCTAAATGGAGAG ttgGGTGGATATTCACAAGTATATAAAGGAGATATGACATTTGCTACAGTAAGAGGAGCAGGACATCAAGTTCCAGGTTATGAGCCAGCTAGAGCACTTTCACTTATCATGCATTTTCTTGATGGAACTGATCTACCTGAGTCTAAATGA